The following DNA comes from Vigna radiata var. radiata cultivar VC1973A chromosome 4, Vradiata_ver6, whole genome shotgun sequence.
AACCGTATACTATAGCATCCCAGCATCATGATGTTTAAGACACTCGTTAAAGGGTTCTAAGTAAAAAAATCATGCTAAGATCAGAGGAATACTGCATTGATTGGACACACCTCAACATAGCCTTCCCGCAACTTGTCTGAAGATAAAGCAGCATCTTTAAGACGAGGGGCAGCCCAACCAGATTTTCCTTCAAAAAGCAACAAAACCagagaatttaaataaaattgtatttgtatttattttttctaacctAAACTGTAGTCTGCATTAGAATCTGATGATATATGCGGTAGCAAGAAATCGAAATTTCtatgatcaataacaataattttttttagagctGAGGTAACTTCAAGTGGTTATACCTTCAATACTAGTACAAAGAAACAAGTAAACTCTTCATCACACTTTTCATTCATTCTtcctttctaaattttttatcaacAGTATACAATTATACACTGATATTCCATCTATTCAATGATAGAATAATAGACAATTGAGAGCAACAGATCACGTATAAACAACTAATAACATTGATCACAGTAACATCAGATTATATTCTTGAAATTCAGAACAAAAGTAATACCTATAAACTCCATAACCAGAACATGTAGTCGCAGAAGATATGCAGTAGGACACCTAATTCCTGCTGCCTTAAGCCTGCAATCCAATATAAACAgggtaaaagaaagaaacagtCCAAGTAAGCATGTAATCAAACTTTTGTTTCTCTTAATTGGAAACAACCAACCGAACAAACCCACCAGCACACAAAGAGGAGCCACTTCaaccgaaaaagaaaaggtagtGCATGCTAAAATTGATGCACAAAACATTGCCTCTTCAGTGCACATTAAAACCTGATAGTCATAGTTCACAAAAAGAATTTTCACCTAAAGAAATGACTACAGAAGTTCCTTGTAAGTACAAGCCATCATAGAATACATCTAAAGTCCATAGTACTTCAAATCATAACTTACAAATAAGAGGGTTAAGTAACAATAACGCCAATGACCGTATTCATTATCTCTTCAAGTATTCCTCCTTCCCTTGTTATCTCTTAACAGTCTAATTTACTACATTGTATTGTACTTCTTTTGATCTTGGatataagcaaaaaaaaaactaattcacACTGATTTAAAATGTTAGTAGCTTTGAATTATcctaaacttatttaaaaaataacaattgttCCTAATTTACCCTTCCTTATAACTTGATATCAAGAATAAAAGAATCATTGGAAGTAAGGTTATCAAACTcgcgagtttacgtaaactcgtgagagtcaAGTCGTACACTCAACTCGTAAACTCATAAGAGTTTACTTCAgataaaaaatactatataaataatatcttaattcaaataagtttacaaaattatataactttaaataaataaaatttatagatatatagttcataaaaataaatattgtaaaacataaatacttggattattgtcattagttttgatgcatttcattaaatatataataaaaaaagaccaTATAaccttgtttttcttaatttttccccCTTTCAAGCTCGTAGAATCGCTCCAAACTCGCGATTCTACACGATCCTAccgatttcacaattaattctGCAGAGTTTACGCAAAAAAGAGTTTACTTTCGAGTTAACTCAGAAACCATGTCTGGaaacgtaaactcgtaagagtttaagagttaactcgagagtttgataaccatgattGGAAGTAaacatttcaataaaataaagggGCCTTTTAGAGATAGTTTCCTTAAATAGAGTAAAATTAGTTGAGATTTGCGTATACTCAGAGGCTGGAGGAAGTACTTTGATTTTTACAAGAATTTTAgaataagagaaagaagaacAAATGTGAACCTCATAAGATTCCTCATTTCTTTCTCTGCCCATTTTTGTACCATCTCCCTGTGATTATGCTTGCCATATCCATGACTAGACCGGTAGTCTCCTTGCATATATCTACTACCTCTATCCCTGATATATAAGATCACAGAACTcagttcataaaataaaataactttgaatCAAGAAACTGTTTCAAGGCAATGTAGaagaaatattacaaattaagaaaacatcCATCCAGAAAGTATCAATAATCCCTAGCCCAGAGCTTTCTATAATTCAACAATATATCATATAGGTAAAAAGAGAGAATAGACAAAACAATACGACAAGTACAGTTGaatacaaattttagttttctctttaaaagagagaaaacaaaggtATGATTGCCTATACAGTTCCTTCTTAACGTTTCAGCCTCCAAGACAATTTACAGTAACAGAAGAAGCTGAAACAAGCTAATATCTGTTATACTTACTTAAATTCCAAGACAGATGTTCTGTATATTTTTATTGCAAATTCTTCACCAGGAGATTTAGTTGCATGATAAACATTTGCCTGTTAGTAAACAAAATCGTAAGAAACAGAAATATGTTGGCTTAAGatcacataatcaattatccaaacCATGCTACTATCATAGAACCTAAATCGTAagattgagagagaaaaaagggaaataaaagCTCCAGGAACATCACGTACTTCCTTTCCGGTTGAAATGCATCCATTGATAGCATCAAAGACATTCTTAAACATCTTCGATAAAATCTTACATGTGTCTGGATCAATTGCCTGGAGGAAACTTTAGAGTTACTTGCATAATGATCGTAAAAAAGGAAtcaacaaaagaacaaaagctCAATTTAGGTGCCACGTTTCATGAAATCACCATTTACTCACCTTTTCAACAGTTGCTCGGTCTGCTTTATCTTTAGTTTTAGTCTTCCCAATGGCACTTTCTCTAACACTTCCACGAATTGCTGTGATCACATAGTTAGACATGCCAACATTCATCGTCCCTTCCCACTCCTGCACCACGAACAGTCTAATTTAAAACTACAACCGAACAAGCATACCACGCAGAATTCCAAAAAACACCATTCACCATACAACTTCAAATTCAAACTAGTCCATATTGAAGGAACGCAAAAGAGCCAataaaacagaagcaaaaagaCAAGATCGTGCACCATGCTCACAATtcgaaaaaaaataatatattatctttaatagATAACAAAATGTCCCCCTTAATGTTTCAGTGGATAATCTAGAATGACAAACATTAACAGGCACGAAAACTTCTGATAAACCCAACCATCAGTTAATTAATTCGCACGGTCTATgaacaatcataaaaaaaataaaaataaaaatccaaacTTCTTCAAcgaacaaacaaataaaaaagtgacCCTTTTGATGTTTAGAGTGAATAAGTGATACCCATTTAGCTATTAACAATTATGAATTGATGGGTCAGATCACTGGcagatatataaattaaatcaccGATCaagatttataatataaaaattattacctTTCGTGatcactatatatataaaaaaaaaaaaggatacaATTGTCCACCAACACAAGGttctaaaacatcaaataattattcaattactttaattaaactCATCAAACAATTAACCTCCCTGACTCACAACACGTGATTAGTCTAAGTGAATCCAACAACCCTTTTAAAACCTCATTTGATTCTAAAACTCCTCACTCACAAAACACATGTTTTATCACTACCACTCACCCTCACGGTTTCATTATAGAAGACCTATTTGATTGCAAAATGTAGAAAACCCATTCACACAACAACGTAGAAAACCCATGCAAGGAACTCCACTCTTTCTTTACCACCCAAACTTCTAAAATAACTTCTCCTTCTCTTCACGTAAGCTTCAACAACGTATCTTCATTCTGCCACCATTTCATTTATCTTCCTCTTTCATTATTCCCTTTCTATACAACCTATCACTCTTTCCATGGCTCTCCCTTCTCTCGCTTTATCAGCCACTCTTTTCACTCACCAAAGAGCTAGGTTCAACTCTCACGGTTTCTCACCATCCACGCATGAGGCTAGGGTTCGTTTCTTTTCTTTCGGCAAATCCCCCTCAATAAGGCATTCGCACCACCTCTATCCGTATCCGTTTCTTCTTCCGTCTAACTTTCTCATCTGTACTCATGCATGAAATAATATGGGACTTAGATTCATTCTTATATTTCCTACATGAATGAAAAGAAGTAAAATGGTATGTAAGAAAACCTCCAAGGGTGAGGCTCGAATGCGGTTGTAGTACTTTTGGTTGCGATTGGTACGAGGTTGAAGAGTTGAGGAATAGTGGTGGTGGCCACCGTGAGAATTGGGGCGCCGCGAATTGAGGGAAAATGAGTGGCCTACATCCTCATTCTTCGAATCCACCAAGTCTAACGCATGACCGATTTCAGAATCCGAATAACTCGaaacctcttcatcttcttcttcaatttcatcttgTAGATATTGTTGTTGTTCTGTGTGATTAGTGATCTTCTTTTGGACGTCGTTTTCCATTAGTGAGTCTGTGACGTGCTAACCAAGCAAACGGCTTCCTCTGTGTCAGGAGCTGCAATTTGAGGTTTGGAAGAAGAATAACCTAAGTTACACTTTTACTTTCTCAATGTGactcaatatatatattgaatatttctaggttatttaatatatatgattgaatatatattttataatctaGTATTTTAGGAGctggatttatttatttttatatagctaaactataataataaatatactaatagaatattttttttatgaaaaagatcATCagataactaaaatatattttttgtttgtagtaaacaatttaaattaagatatatgATAATGTTAACTgtgaataaaacatttaaaaataatttaatttagaataaaaataaagaaggattatagaaaataatatccGTCAACAAGGACATAAAAACTATAGTTGTGCAGAAAAACAAGTAACCATAGGTGGAAATTAaaggtgagaaaaaaaaaatagattatattaaatttattttatattacactagattaatataagaataatatatttttaaatattaaaaaattgtaaaacaaattttaataatttaattttgacaatttaaataacaaatttaattttgactGAATCTTAGGAAatctgttttaaaattatattaggaagtgtttaattatttataaaaggaaaTGATACTAACATTTTTAGTTAATTAGACAACAATAATTAagcaaaaagaaacaaagaattatggatattcatcaaatcaacaaaatctaacataataaataaaattaaaaacgtaataaacaaaaataactttttaaacatatatacaaTTATGTGGGTGGGGTTTTAATTAGTTCCAAACACTGATTTTTCAATGCTTATATACTTTCTCTTCACACCCTTTCCTTTACGGCTTTACCTATTCCGGAcaacttttctctcttttattttttttcgcatttaataattatgtattattattattactatttaaaaacattttcgaaaatataagaataaataataataatgattattatatCAGATGAGTAGCtgtctcaattttattttagttttatgaaGGGAACAGAAGGGTAATAAGTTTTTGGCAAagagaatttaagtttatatttaatacCCTTACCTAGCAGAATCATCCAGGTGTAACAGATATTTTCCAGAATTTTAAATCAAGGTATCTTACTAATTAAATAACCAAAACATTTTACACCTAAGGTATAATGTTTATGTAATGGCAAATTTACTATGTTGGTGTAATTTTCACCTAAATTATATCGAATGTggacaaaattttaaaatattgtatgtGTGGATAATTTTTACTTACAAAACatgattttattgaaaatatatatatatatatatttcatgcAAGGCTTTCAGATAAAGTCCAATGTGACTTTGGTATAAATGtgactttgaaaaaaatatatatattttatttaaactgaaATTATGTAAGGTTAACAAGGGTTCagttcaaaattgaaaaaaaaagaacgacagataaaatcatgttttatacatatgatatattttttttcatttatacaaAGTTAACATAATAcgaatttattttaagaattttaaagtcGTGTTTGTATgataaattgttttttcaataaaatcatATCATACACATACAACTTactcatatatattaaattttaaaattttatctattttaataattctagtataaaatttgatatagAGAGATGTTTAATATTTGCTTCGGCTTATAGTCTTATGTTATATCAATTTTTCACTTCTTTGATCTCTTGAATATTTCTATATGTTCAATCACTCTCTTCTTTAAATTGTAACGAGTAttgtttcaataaaaaaaaaaaaaatcttcatctCTATTGTTTTCTCCAACATGCATTATGAGAAAATCTCCAATTAACAACTagttttagtgaaaaaaaaattcttaattattatagtGACTAATTTCAATAccaatttacaaaattaaaaattaataattactaaaatagtcactattttaaaagaaaactataatttgTCTCTAAAATTAGTTATCAATATTTTACCTAATAGTTTTTGAATAATCTCTAATATTAATTAGTCAccaatttaaaaactaattatttttaataaaagcttTAGATTTGaagatcaatttaaaaattaattataattttttatttataatagtgattattttagtaacaatagcttttaattttgtaaattaatatctaaattagttattatagtaattaatatttttttgccTAAAATTGAGGAGATTTTATTCTAGTGACACTCGGAGTATAATATAGTATGGTATATTTCCCTTTATTTCATACCTACTAAGCCATTATGGTTATGGAATTGGGCACAGAGGCCTCTGCACATTCATCAATAACACTCTTTAAGCAATATAGTAacagaaataaaacaaaaataattaataatagcaGCTACCAAgcattattttctattttattttgctatATCAGAATTTACAAACAATCTTATACCTACCATAATGTACAGTCAGATATAAATATAGATTCATTTTCtataagaattttgaaataattttaatttttcataaatcaaacaattttaattttaatttttctatgaaATTTTAACTGCCACACTGCttattgaatataattaaataagttgttaactataatttctttatcataTGAATCtgtataaactttttttaatcgcaaatttatttttaatatgtgatTTACAATTTTGATTCCCCCTTTCTTTTGCAgtctcttaatttaaaaaaaattcacaattttaattcaatatgtcaattttattaatctaaTATATTTACTCAAAATtactatcaaaataaaaaaatattaaagtgaaaTATTATACGAGTAttgtatatgaaaataaaaaaataaagatacccttacaaataaaataattaatttataagactGTCTtacaaattactttttataaaaaaaataaagatactCTTACAAAGtagaactttaaaaaattaagtcaaCGCTATACTTTATAACCTGacataatttaattaacataaactaaGTGAATGAAATCACCAAAATCATACTGCCATGTGCTTTGACCCATCTTTCAACAAACTAAAAAATTCatcttaaaaaatacaattataattaattaaaattaacaattatttattatttaataattacgAGAGGTTATCAATTTCGCATTTGAAAGTTGAGAATTAAGAATTTCAGTATATTTATGTGCATTAATGCTAGTAATTACATCATGTTATCTCTTTCAAAAACccataaattgaattttgtgaagtttaatgtaaaatttcaaaagttacATAACAATCATAGCATGAAAATTGGTACCATCATTTGATCTTATGGCTTGACACACCTTTGAAGTTTTAAATGCAGCAGCTAAATCAAAAgtttatgtaataataaaaattatagatataaaaaggataatgatatttagacaacatttttttgacaatatttgaacattgattatgtgtcaatatgtgattggtcgtaaattactccataatagtgtttatgattattattatttattatggagtaatttacgaccaatcacatattgacacataatcaatgttcaaatgttgtcaaaaaaatgttgtctaaatatcattatccgtaTAAAAAACATGCTTTGTTGTTTTGCTAAGTGACAAAACATCACAAATGTTTTGTCTTATTATATTTGACATAAGAAAAGGTGACATGAATTTTATCAAGAATATTATTTGAGGATGATGAAGTCTACAAtatttcatgtaaaaaaaaatttcatttattctttatataagTAGTATTTACATAAATATCTTAAGAAATGAGGAAAATTTGGTTTTCTTCATTAGACTGTTATTAAACCCAAGGACCCCTAAAATAGCTAATTTAGAatacaaaatgtttaatttaataaaattattaataatttcaagcagtaaaataattcaaatcagtaagaaaatattttttcataattttaaaactaaattagttAATACCTGTGCgtatatcatttaatatatttcatgtctataaatttttaaaaggagAATAACCCAAATAACatctataaaattatacaaaatttattttctagataaattcttaaaatttaatttaaaattatattttaatcataattactttttttgttCGTTCCTCTAAATAATAGATTTCAAGCACCGACATCTAGCACATACATTTCAACAGTTTGTGATTCACACGTGTGTATTGCCAGCTGTACGCAGTCTTTGAAAAGCAAGGACCACTTTACACGTGGCGGTTTTATCCAAGTCATCATCTTTTTAAAGTAAGGATCAGTTTTGTTTACCTTGGATATAAAAATACCCGTTTCATACACATTTtaagaaagtttaaaatttactttatttgaagataaaaaagtattatatttaaaatataaatgaatatattcttaaaactttgaaatataacagtcaaaattaattttaatcatacaCAATTACAATTATTTACTAACCGTTAAAACAAGTCATAAGagctttaaaaaaataataaatacactCAAATTAATGGGTAGTGTAATTCTGTTTCATGAATGTAATTCAACTGCAAAGTAGATAGGtttgaaataaacaaacaaatataaatatatatatatatatatatatatatatatatatatatttatttatttatttatttattttgcatgaaACAATGTacacatattttaataacataaacattttattttaaagaattgcGAGTATTGATTATATTgccatttatatttaatttatataatatttttaagttatctttaaatatagttatttcttttatataacataacataatatatatatatatatatatatatatatacgttactttttttaaccattttatttaacttttatcatGCAAAATATCTCATACATCATAATTTTCCTCCCGATTActgtattaatatttaataatgactccgattattttgaattttttagaaataaaacataaacatcTATATTTTCCCTAATATAAAGTGAACACGTTATGGTAGTATGttcagtttaaaataatttttaaaatgataaatataacgtagtattattctttattatttttaaaacagcatagtattaaaaaaacaaacaaacaagactttgtatattaaaaattatagtaCAGCAATAGATTTTTAGAATTTCGTACATATTCAAAATTTACCCAATCACAACGGTCGCAATATCTGTCCGAAAACCAATCCTG
Coding sequences within:
- the LOC106759111 gene encoding serine/threonine-protein kinase rio1-like encodes the protein MENDVQKKITNHTEQQQYLQDEIEEEDEEVSSYSDSEIGHALDLVDSKNEDVGHSFSLNSRRPNSHGGHHHYSSTLQPRTNRNQKYYNRIRASPLEEWEGTMNVGMSNYVITAIRGSVRESAIGKTKTKDKADRATVEKAIDPDTCKILSKMFKNVFDAINGCISTGKEANVYHATKSPGEEFAIKIYRTSVLEFKDRGSRYMQGDYRSSHGYGKHNHREMVQKWAEKEMRNLMRLKAAGIRCPTAYLLRLHVLVMEFIGKSGWAAPRLKDAALSSDKLREGYVEIIIVMRTLYQKCKLVHGDLSEYNILYYEGHLYIIDVSQAVERGHPHALDFLREDCVHVSDFFKKHGVAVMRIRELFDFIVDVTIADDAVDSYLEEMQRKILARGDASVEDEIADSVFVQSFIPKTLDDVQNAEEDVQQITSLKDTKNLYYLPITGLKHVLPLARSSQQKTQQQKSSATKDSPFISDDESNKLEDDDKVQSDEDQDGKSEAVDPADKKAARKEARKDNKRKVKEEKREARKTKVPKAVQKRKKKLAKSRKTR